Proteins found in one Borreliella valaisiana VS116 genomic segment:
- a CDS encoding OmpH family outer membrane protein produces the protein MFFLILPLFFLLSFNVFSIDVIKIGIVDFDRIIIEVLNPQLKANLDQIKNRYQEQINTLNLELKNLKQMYDKSIADNDLDNARSYGNQYNLKVDELKRVSSLAKNNLEQQRLVNINSLNNNSESLSKILRGIQYVAEINGFSLIMKKNNPYILYHNSTVDITDNVVKHLLEKDNKNP, from the coding sequence GTGTTTTTTTTGATTTTACCATTGTTTTTTTTATTGTCTTTTAATGTTTTTTCAATAGATGTTATTAAAATAGGCATTGTTGATTTTGATAGAATTATTATTGAAGTTTTAAATCCTCAATTGAAAGCTAATCTTGATCAAATAAAAAATCGATATCAAGAACAAATAAATACGTTAAATTTAGAGCTTAAAAATTTAAAACAGATGTATGATAAGTCAATTGCTGATAATGACTTAGATAATGCAAGATCTTATGGAAATCAATATAATTTAAAAGTTGATGAATTAAAGAGAGTGTCTAGTTTAGCAAAAAATAATTTAGAACAGCAAAGATTGGTCAATATTAATAGTTTAAATAATAATAGTGAATCTTTAAGCAAAATACTTCGTGGTATTCAATATGTTGCAGAAATTAATGGGTTTTCTTTGATTATGAAAAAAAATAATCCGTATATTCTTTATCATAACAGTACTGTTGATATAACAGACAATGTTGTTAAGCATCTTTTGGAAAAGGACAATAAAAATCCTTAA
- the rbfA gene encoding 30S ribosome-binding factor RbfA produces MYKNIKKFKLESLIAQEIGNLIVSRGIKDPRIHSFLTVVKVEFSKDLINAKVFMGSIKEGASLDNAVKALNNAKGFIQSQIVKRVKVRSTPKLLFIKDDSLSKSFYVNKIIEGLNIPREN; encoded by the coding sequence ATGTATAAGAATATAAAAAAGTTTAAACTCGAGAGTTTAATTGCTCAAGAAATTGGCAATTTAATCGTGAGTAGGGGAATTAAAGATCCCAGGATTCATTCATTTTTAACTGTGGTTAAAGTAGAATTTTCAAAAGATTTAATAAATGCCAAAGTGTTTATGGGTTCGATCAAGGAAGGTGCTTCTTTGGACAACGCAGTTAAAGCTTTAAATAATGCTAAAGGATTTATTCAAAGTCAAATTGTTAAGCGAGTTAAAGTTAGAAGTACCCCGAAGTTATTATTTATTAAGGATGATTCTCTTTCTAAATCATTTTATGTTAATAAAATAATTGAAGGATTAAACATTCCAAGAGAGAATTAA
- the nusA gene encoding transcription termination factor NusA: protein MIKGTGHMIVSIANDRSMSIDSIRKTIKESVLIAYKKYFGSNENAFVKFDDDTGDLIVYAKKKIVEEVKDSFLEVLEKDISKENFVEDGYAYIEINPKVFDRLSIQVAKQRTKNDLQGIEDNEILSEFKSKLNKVVIGYVQQNRNGDLYVNLGNTDGIIPKKYQSPREVYNLNDKIRVLVYNVKKGKNGIEVILSRTHPKFIEELLALEIPEIEEGVIKIHKIVRDPGYRIKVAVYSEKEEIDPVGPCIGQKGVRIQSIIKELEGEKIDIIPYSKDIKEFIKDSLTPSKIEHVYILDEDLHKALVVVSDDQLSLAIGKMGQNVRLANRLLDWAIDVKTSSQFAKMKANSEFKQETLEMFDKVMQDVVEEEQFEEISKISDLKLLDPSVISNLSKEGLNDINNFLQADEGLLFNLGISYEKQEEINKILKEGMIIIANDNDESIGKVEEDEVLLCPECGVVINENMTSCPGCKIGLSFEFEEE, encoded by the coding sequence ATGATAAAGGGCACGGGACATATGATTGTAAGCATTGCAAATGATCGCAGTATGAGTATAGATTCTATTAGAAAAACAATTAAAGAATCAGTATTGATAGCTTATAAAAAGTATTTTGGAAGCAACGAGAATGCTTTTGTTAAATTTGATGATGATACGGGAGATTTGATAGTTTATGCAAAAAAGAAAATTGTAGAAGAGGTGAAAGATTCTTTTCTTGAAGTATTAGAAAAAGATATTTCAAAGGAAAATTTTGTAGAAGATGGCTATGCTTACATTGAAATTAATCCCAAGGTTTTTGACAGGCTTTCTATTCAGGTTGCAAAGCAAAGAACTAAAAATGATTTACAAGGAATTGAGGATAATGAAATTTTATCAGAATTTAAAAGCAAGTTAAATAAAGTTGTTATTGGGTATGTTCAGCAAAATAGAAATGGTGATCTTTATGTTAATCTTGGTAATACGGATGGTATAATCCCTAAGAAGTATCAGTCGCCAAGAGAAGTTTACAATCTTAATGATAAGATTAGAGTTTTAGTTTATAATGTCAAAAAGGGTAAAAATGGTATTGAAGTTATTCTTTCTAGAACCCATCCAAAATTTATTGAAGAGCTTTTAGCACTTGAAATTCCTGAAATCGAAGAAGGTGTTATTAAGATTCATAAAATAGTTCGTGATCCGGGTTACAGAATCAAAGTTGCTGTTTATTCTGAAAAAGAAGAAATTGATCCTGTTGGCCCTTGTATAGGGCAAAAAGGAGTTAGAATTCAATCTATAATTAAGGAGCTTGAAGGAGAAAAAATCGATATTATTCCTTATAGTAAAGACATTAAAGAATTTATAAAGGATTCCTTGACTCCTTCAAAGATAGAGCATGTTTATATTCTTGACGAGGATTTACATAAGGCTTTAGTAGTTGTTAGCGACGATCAACTTTCCCTTGCTATAGGTAAAATGGGTCAAAATGTTAGACTTGCTAATAGACTTCTTGACTGGGCTATTGATGTTAAAACTAGCAGTCAATTCGCAAAAATGAAAGCTAATTCGGAGTTTAAGCAAGAAACACTTGAAATGTTTGATAAAGTTATGCAAGATGTTGTTGAAGAGGAACAATTTGAAGAGATTAGCAAAATAAGTGATCTTAAATTACTCGATCCTTCTGTGATTTCTAATTTATCAAAAGAGGGTCTTAATGATATTAACAATTTTTTACAAGCGGATGAGGGATTGCTTTTTAATCTTGGGATAAGTTATGAAAAACAAGAAGAAATTAACAAAATATTAAAAGAGGGAATGATAATAATTGCCAATGATAATGATGAGTCTATAGGAAAGGTTGAAGAAGATGAAGTACTTCTTTGTCCTGAATGTGGTGTTGTTATTAATGAAAATATGACCTCCTGTCCGGGTTGTAAAATAGGGCTTAGTTTTGAGTTTGAGGAGGAGTAA
- a CDS encoding ComF family protein, whose product MNYLNVLKSIFLPFCVFCGKRYVSSNALCDQCKSLFNFKIQFDENLIYFFEYKEQYKSLILSYKRDGQKSIGRFLASEIAKCLSNIEFDQIVTVPCSFKRKLFYGFDHMEYIGILLSRFGFDYINVFSRKYGKSQKLMRGNLRFRNLENKIKLKSKYKNFQFKKIVLLDDIVTTGTSMRICEDLIVQFGAYKVIRFSLAKSYNLV is encoded by the coding sequence ATGAATTATTTAAATGTTTTAAAAAGTATATTTTTGCCTTTTTGTGTTTTTTGTGGGAAAAGATATGTATCTTCTAATGCTCTTTGTGATCAATGTAAATCGCTTTTTAATTTTAAAATTCAATTTGATGAAAATTTGATTTATTTTTTTGAATACAAAGAGCAATATAAATCTTTAATTTTGTCTTATAAAAGAGATGGTCAAAAGTCAATTGGTAGATTTTTAGCAAGTGAAATTGCTAAATGTTTGAGTAATATTGAATTTGATCAAATAGTAACTGTTCCTTGCAGCTTTAAAAGAAAATTATTTTATGGTTTTGATCACATGGAATATATTGGTATTTTATTAAGCCGTTTTGGTTTTGATTATATAAATGTTTTTTCAAGAAAGTATGGAAAAAGTCAGAAGTTAATGAGAGGAAATCTCAGATTTAGAAATCTTGAAAATAAAATTAAATTAAAATCAAAGTATAAAAATTTTCAATTTAAAAAGATTGTTTTGCTTGATGATATTGTTACTACAGGAACATCTATGCGTATTTGTGAAGATCTTATTGTACAATTTGGAGCCTATAAGGTGATAAGGTTTTCATTGGCCAAATCTTATAATTTGGTTTAA
- the infB gene encoding translation initiation factor IF-2, with the protein MSTNIDDIKNDDGKKIKVIKLRKKVVKIVTHNDSSGKNNSNNSIDLHKHSNKAEYSQNIDSRTGGYSQNRDNRVGGYSQNRDSRTGGYSQNRDSRAGGYSQNRDSRTGGYSQNRDSRTGGYSQNRDSRTGGYLQNRDNRAGGYSQNRDNRVGGYSQNRDSLASQYQGPTKKAYVAKNNSQSKYTTPVSFRRVIKTKVPSIVSSSPSADSENSKELNRKLGEKKKQQQESQKSYKRKKAETESKTIEQKVFEQLQKKKRENLANPIPKSIDIMGSITVSDLARKMNLKSSDLIAKLMALGVMVTINEKIDSDTATILVEEYGSKVNVVSIYDETVIEEEVEDQSKRIEKPPVITIMGHVDHGKTRLLSVLQNIDINQTESGGITQHIGAYTIVYNDREITFLDTPGHEAFTMMRSRGAQVTDIVVLVVSAIDGVMPQTIEAINHAKEANVPIIVAINKIDLPDSNPDKIKHQLSEYDLVPEDWGGDTIFVLISALKNIGISELLDMILLQSDMMLLKANPSKRAIGKVLDAKIDLGRGIVCSVIIENGTLYVGDSFVGGACYGKVKALISDKGVSVKSVGPAKAISVLGFSSMPQAGDPFQVTKTEKEAKLISSKRQDLKKYESSKNVKKVTMLNLYDSIKEGTLKELKIILKADVQGSVEALKNSLEKLTNDEVRVRVVHSSAGVITETDISFASASDAVVIGFHVRPTVKAQILADQEKVEIRKYNVIYDAINDVKSVLEGMLEPDVEQQFIGFAEVRAVINVPKVGVIAGCYVSQGLIKRDAITNVMRDGLQIHSGKISSLKRFKDDVKEVAEQYECGIMIDNYANIKEGDVIEAFELKKVKKSFKT; encoded by the coding sequence TTGTCGACAAATATTGATGATATTAAAAATGACGATGGTAAAAAAATCAAGGTTATTAAGTTAAGAAAAAAGGTAGTAAAGATTGTAACGCATAACGATTCAAGCGGTAAAAATAATTCAAATAATTCTATTGATTTACATAAGCACAGCAACAAAGCTGAATATTCACAAAACATAGATAGTAGAACTGGTGGGTATTCACAAAATAGAGATAACAGAGTTGGTGGATATTCACAAAATAGAGATAGTAGAACTGGCGGATATTCACAAAATAGAGACAGTAGAGCTGGTGGATATTCACAAAATAGAGACAGTAGAACTGGCGGATATTCACAAAATAGAGATAGTAGAACTGGTGGATATTCACAAAATAGAGATAGTAGAACTGGTGGGTATTTACAAAATAGAGATAACAGAGCTGGTGGATATTCACAAAATAGAGATAACAGAGTTGGTGGGTATTCGCAAAACAGGGACAGTTTGGCCTCTCAATATCAAGGTCCGACAAAGAAAGCATATGTTGCTAAAAATAACTCTCAAAGTAAATATACCACCCCTGTGTCTTTTAGAAGAGTTATAAAAACTAAGGTTCCTTCTATTGTTAGCAGTTCACCTTCAGCAGATTCTGAGAATAGCAAAGAGTTAAATCGTAAGCTTGGTGAGAAGAAAAAACAACAACAAGAAAGTCAAAAAAGCTATAAGAGAAAAAAAGCAGAAACCGAGAGCAAAACAATTGAACAAAAAGTTTTTGAGCAACTTCAAAAAAAGAAAAGAGAAAATTTAGCTAACCCCATTCCAAAATCAATTGACATTATGGGCAGCATTACTGTTTCTGATCTTGCAAGAAAGATGAATTTAAAATCTTCCGATTTGATTGCTAAATTAATGGCTTTGGGTGTAATGGTGACTATCAATGAAAAGATAGATTCTGATACGGCAACTATTTTAGTTGAAGAATATGGTTCAAAGGTTAATGTTGTTTCTATTTATGATGAAACGGTTATAGAAGAAGAAGTAGAAGATCAAAGTAAAAGAATTGAAAAGCCCCCTGTTATTACAATAATGGGTCATGTTGATCATGGTAAAACCAGGCTACTTTCTGTGCTTCAAAATATAGATATAAATCAAACAGAGTCTGGTGGTATTACTCAGCATATTGGAGCTTATACTATTGTTTATAATGACCGAGAAATAACATTTTTAGATACCCCTGGCCATGAAGCTTTTACTATGATGAGAAGTCGTGGAGCTCAAGTTACAGATATTGTTGTTCTTGTTGTCTCAGCAATTGATGGTGTTATGCCGCAAACTATTGAGGCTATTAATCATGCAAAAGAAGCAAATGTTCCGATTATTGTTGCTATAAATAAAATTGATTTACCAGATTCAAATCCCGATAAGATTAAACATCAGCTTTCAGAATACGACTTGGTACCTGAGGATTGGGGGGGAGACACTATTTTTGTATTGATTTCTGCTCTTAAAAATATAGGGATTTCTGAACTTCTTGATATGATTCTTTTGCAGTCAGATATGATGTTATTAAAGGCAAACCCATCTAAAAGAGCTATTGGAAAAGTGCTTGATGCCAAAATTGATTTGGGGCGCGGAATAGTTTGTTCTGTTATTATTGAGAATGGAACCCTTTATGTGGGAGATTCTTTTGTAGGTGGTGCATGCTATGGTAAAGTTAAGGCATTAATTAGCGATAAGGGTGTTTCTGTTAAGAGCGTTGGACCCGCTAAAGCTATTAGTGTTTTGGGATTTTCTTCAATGCCTCAGGCTGGAGATCCTTTTCAAGTAACTAAAACTGAAAAAGAAGCAAAATTGATTAGTTCCAAAAGACAAGATCTTAAAAAATATGAATCTTCTAAAAATGTAAAGAAAGTTACTATGTTAAATCTTTATGATTCAATCAAAGAAGGAACACTTAAGGAGCTTAAAATAATTTTAAAAGCAGATGTTCAAGGTTCAGTTGAGGCTTTAAAGAATTCTCTTGAAAAGTTAACAAACGATGAGGTTCGAGTAAGAGTTGTGCATTCATCAGCAGGTGTAATAACTGAAACAGATATTAGCTTTGCTTCAGCAAGTGATGCTGTTGTTATTGGATTTCATGTGAGACCCACTGTAAAAGCCCAGATACTCGCAGACCAGGAAAAAGTTGAGATTAGAAAGTATAATGTTATTTATGATGCTATAAATGATGTTAAATCAGTTCTTGAGGGGATGCTTGAACCAGATGTTGAGCAGCAATTTATTGGATTTGCTGAGGTGAGGGCTGTAATCAATGTTCCTAAAGTCGGGGTAATAGCCGGTTGCTATGTTTCTCAAGGGCTAATAAAACGAGATGCGATTACTAATGTGATGAGGGATGGTTTACAGATTCATTCTGGTAAGATTTCATCTTTAAAGCGATTTAAAGATGATGTTAAAGAAGTTGCTGAGCAATATGAGTGTGGCATTATGATTGATAATTATGCTAATATTAAAGAAGGAGATGTAATTGAAGCATTTGAGTTAAAAAAGGTAAAAAAATCTTTTAAAACTTAG
- the truB gene encoding tRNA pseudouridine(55) synthase TruB — protein MENGFLLIDKEQGKTSFETLFPIKKYFNTNRVGHAGTLDKFAGGILIALVGKYTKLANYFISLDKEYVAEFRFGIETDTLDPNGRIVSKTDYIPNLEDIALKLKDFVGEIYQSPPRFSSVHIDGSRAYKLALDGKFFEIKKRKVNVYDIQILNYDFNSSLLSLKISCSKGTYIRSIARDLAYSLNSCAYVTNLKRTKIGMFKLKDSTLCKNLSKTSLISLESSICFEKVCIDSSKINLVKNGVYIEIQININEFKILKSRAGEILAVIEGIGLNKYKYVIIF, from the coding sequence TTGGAAAATGGATTCCTTTTAATTGATAAAGAACAAGGCAAAACTTCTTTTGAAACTCTTTTTCCTATAAAAAAATATTTTAATACAAATCGTGTTGGGCATGCTGGTACACTTGATAAATTTGCAGGTGGAATTTTGATTGCTCTTGTAGGAAAATATACGAAACTTGCAAACTACTTTATTTCTTTAGATAAAGAGTATGTAGCAGAATTTAGATTTGGGATAGAAACAGATACTCTTGATCCAAATGGGAGAATAGTTAGTAAAACAGATTATATCCCTAATTTAGAGGATATAGCTTTAAAGCTTAAAGATTTTGTGGGAGAAATTTATCAAAGCCCACCTAGATTTTCTTCTGTTCATATTGATGGTAGTAGAGCTTATAAACTTGCTTTGGATGGAAAGTTTTTTGAAATTAAAAAACGAAAAGTAAATGTTTATGATATTCAAATATTAAACTATGATTTTAACTCTTCTTTACTTAGCTTGAAAATTAGTTGTTCAAAAGGTACTTATATTAGGAGCATTGCAAGAGATTTAGCTTATTCTTTAAATTCTTGCGCGTATGTTACCAATTTAAAAAGAACCAAAATAGGTATGTTTAAATTAAAAGATTCCACATTATGTAAAAATTTGAGTAAAACTTCCTTGATTAGTTTAGAATCTTCAATATGTTTTGAAAAGGTTTGCATTGATTCTAGCAAGATAAATCTTGTTAAAAATGGAGTTTATATTGAAATTCAAATCAATATTAATGAATTTAAGATTTTAAAATCCAGAGCGGGGGAAATATTAGCGGTCATTGAAGGAATAGGTTTAAATAAATATAAATATGTTATTATATTTTAA
- the mutS gene encoding DNA mismatch repair protein MutS, which yields MEKNVTPMMRQYLDIKKKYKDAIIFFRVGSFYEMFFDDAIEASKLLNLTLTKRENVPMCGVPYHTSKEYIRKLILFDKKVAICEQSSNSTSGGPLEREVVEVITPGVIIDEDFLNDDVNNYLVAISDYNNYYSFSYIDLSTSSLGVMFYENSFFEKLKRDLEKYSPKEIIVSENFYYEYLDKLNLNRFLINKVPNWHLDKDVAIKTIKEHFNILGLSSLGFDEEKPYYISIFLIINHIKNNLKNLLSNIDKIDINNDSSYMFLDDVTQVNLELVKNNNDFSSQYSLYSVLNDCKTAMGKRLLREFILNPILNISEINTRLDHVEFFCKNISLTVTLREAFINIWDIERIISRIQMKRYIKKDFLFIEKALSVFFSVKKLFDKHNFDYWIFDKFEEDSASKVYFLINSAISSSSDELIKRGYDLKLDSLKDLKINANKYIDEYLESERLFSKINNLKIRKTNNRGLFFEVTKSNYAQVPSHFIESQTLNSAKRYKTEKLISLEVDINNAEDNVVAFEQEIFDEIASNVVKHNKVLKKVSEFFAYIDLVVNFGYLAKKNEYKRPVLTGDKEIFLDKSRHPVVEHYVKNTEIFTENFVRIDKERHFCLITGPNMAGKSTYLRQVALITLMAHIGSFVPASKAIIGITDKIFCRIGASDNIAKGESTFLVEMNETANILRNATEKSLIIMDEVGRGTSTNDGLAIAYSIIEYILDHIKARSLFATHFHELSAINHKAFINLSMKIEKQGNDLIFLREVEEKPSLNSYGIYVARIAGLPLRVVDRASIILESLLTRKDSSCLEFLSYGSSDSYDKEVLKNDADVNVKLNEYLELKNFISNIDINNITPFQSIELLNQIVLKVVSQSS from the coding sequence ATGGAAAAAAATGTTACCCCAATGATGAGGCAGTACTTAGATATCAAAAAAAAATATAAAGATGCAATAATTTTTTTCAGAGTAGGAAGTTTTTATGAAATGTTTTTTGACGATGCAATTGAGGCAAGTAAGCTTCTTAATTTAACATTGACAAAAAGAGAAAATGTTCCAATGTGTGGAGTGCCTTACCATACTAGTAAGGAATATATAAGAAAATTAATTTTATTTGATAAAAAGGTTGCAATTTGTGAACAATCGTCTAATTCTACTTCTGGGGGACCTTTAGAAAGAGAAGTTGTTGAGGTAATAACCCCGGGAGTTATTATTGATGAAGATTTTTTAAATGATGATGTTAATAATTATTTAGTTGCTATTAGTGATTATAATAATTATTATTCGTTTTCTTATATAGATTTATCTACTTCTAGTCTTGGAGTAATGTTTTATGAGAATAGTTTTTTTGAAAAACTTAAAAGGGATCTTGAGAAATATTCTCCTAAAGAGATAATAGTTTCTGAAAACTTTTATTATGAGTATTTAGATAAGCTTAATCTTAATCGATTTTTAATTAACAAAGTGCCCAACTGGCATCTTGATAAAGATGTTGCAATAAAAACAATAAAGGAGCATTTTAACATACTTGGATTGAGCTCTCTTGGATTTGATGAAGAGAAACCTTATTACATTTCAATTTTTCTCATTATAAATCATATAAAAAATAATTTAAAAAATTTATTAAGTAATATTGATAAAATAGATATTAATAATGATTCTTCGTATATGTTTCTTGATGATGTAACTCAAGTGAATCTTGAACTTGTAAAAAATAATAATGATTTTTCTTCTCAGTATTCATTATATTCTGTGCTAAATGATTGCAAAACTGCAATGGGAAAAAGACTTTTGAGGGAATTTATTTTAAATCCAATTTTAAATATTTCTGAGATTAATACTAGGCTAGATCATGTTGAATTTTTTTGCAAAAATATTAGCTTGACTGTGACTTTAAGAGAGGCTTTTATTAATATATGGGATATTGAGAGAATAATATCTAGAATTCAGATGAAAAGATATATTAAAAAAGATTTTTTATTTATTGAAAAAGCCCTTTCTGTATTTTTTTCGGTAAAAAAATTATTTGATAAGCATAATTTTGATTATTGGATTTTTGATAAATTTGAAGAGGATAGTGCCTCTAAAGTTTATTTTTTGATAAACAGTGCAATTTCAAGCTCATCTGATGAACTTATTAAAAGAGGTTATGATTTAAAGCTTGATAGTTTGAAAGATTTAAAGATTAATGCAAATAAATATATTGATGAATATCTTGAATCAGAGAGACTGTTTAGCAAGATCAATAATTTAAAGATTAGAAAAACTAATAATAGAGGATTATTTTTTGAAGTTACAAAGAGTAATTATGCCCAAGTGCCATCTCATTTTATAGAAAGTCAAACTTTAAATTCTGCAAAAAGATATAAAACAGAAAAACTTATTTCTCTTGAAGTGGATATTAATAATGCTGAAGACAATGTAGTTGCTTTTGAGCAGGAAATTTTTGATGAAATAGCATCAAATGTTGTTAAGCATAATAAAGTTCTTAAAAAGGTTTCAGAATTTTTTGCATATATTGATTTAGTTGTTAATTTTGGTTATTTGGCAAAAAAAAATGAATATAAAAGACCTGTGTTGACAGGCGATAAAGAAATATTTCTTGACAAGTCTCGTCATCCTGTTGTTGAGCACTATGTGAAAAACACCGAAATCTTTACTGAAAATTTTGTAAGAATTGATAAAGAAAGGCATTTTTGTTTAATTACTGGTCCTAATATGGCAGGTAAATCAACTTATTTGCGTCAGGTGGCTTTAATTACTCTAATGGCACATATAGGATCTTTTGTGCCAGCTTCTAAGGCTATAATAGGTATTACAGATAAAATTTTTTGCAGAATCGGAGCAAGCGACAATATTGCCAAAGGGGAATCCACTTTTTTGGTTGAAATGAACGAAACGGCTAATATTTTAAGAAATGCGACAGAAAAGAGTTTGATAATTATGGATGAAGTTGGAAGAGGTACTAGTACAAATGATGGGCTTGCTATTGCTTATTCTATTATAGAATATATTTTAGATCACATTAAAGCTAGAAGTTTGTTTGCCACGCATTTTCATGAACTATCGGCCATTAATCATAAAGCTTTTATTAATCTTTCAATGAAAATTGAAAAGCAGGGCAACGATCTTATTTTCTTAAGAGAAGTTGAAGAAAAGCCATCTCTTAATTCTTACGGGATTTATGTCGCTCGCATAGCAGGACTTCCTTTAAGGGTAGTAGATAGAGCTAGTATTATCTTAGAAAGTTTGCTCACTCGAAAGGATAGCTCTTGTTTAGAATTTCTTTCTTATGGTTCTTCTGATAGTTATGATAAAGAGGTCTTGAAAAATGATGCTGATGTTAATGTTAAATTAAATGAGTATCTAGAGTTGAAAAATTTTATTTCTAATATAGATATTAATAATATTACCCCTTTTCAATCAATTGAGCTGCTAAATCAAATTGTTTTAAAAGTTGTTTCGCAGTCCAGTTAA
- the rimP gene encoding ribosome maturation factor RimP yields MIEHFDKNNEVYNLIKNLTERANIEILEINVFKNKNSGKIQIVLYSKNFSLGIDLLTDLHKMILLILEANLKYSFTLELSTPGINRKIKSDKEFQIFEGKKIKLMLDNEFEEGLILKSKSKSFIFKTDSKELNVFYSDVKKARLV; encoded by the coding sequence TTGATTGAACATTTTGACAAAAATAATGAAGTTTATAATTTGATAAAAAATTTAACAGAACGTGCAAATATTGAAATATTAGAAATTAATGTTTTTAAAAATAAAAATAGTGGAAAAATTCAAATAGTTCTTTATAGTAAGAATTTTTCTTTAGGTATCGATTTGCTTACTGATTTACACAAGATGATTTTATTAATTTTGGAAGCAAATCTTAAATATAGTTTTACTTTGGAACTTTCTACACCAGGAATAAATAGAAAAATAAAAAGTGACAAAGAGTTTCAAATTTTTGAAGGTAAAAAGATTAAGTTGATGCTAGATAATGAATTTGAAGAGGGTTTGATATTAAAATCAAAATCAAAAAGTTTTATTTTTAAAACAGATAGCAAAGAATTAAATGTTTTTTATAGTGATGTTAAGAAGGCTAGATTAGTTTAA
- the rpsO gene encoding 30S ribosomal protein S15 has product MIDKKQKQRIVSEFGKNESDTGSVGVQIALITGRIKYLTEHLKINKKDHSSKRGLLKLVGQRRSLLRYYQKKDLEAYRILISKLGLRK; this is encoded by the coding sequence ATGATAGATAAAAAGCAAAAGCAAAGAATAGTTTCTGAATTTGGGAAAAATGAAAGTGATACTGGTTCTGTTGGGGTTCAAATTGCACTTATTACAGGTAGAATAAAGTATTTAACTGAACATTTAAAGATAAATAAAAAAGACCATAGCTCAAAAAGGGGCTTGTTAAAGTTGGTAGGGCAAAGACGAAGCTTATTGCGGTATTACCAGAAAAAAGATTTAGAAGCTTATAGGATATTGATATCCAAACTTGGTCTTAGAAAATAA